In Ruminococcaceae bacterium BL-6, a genomic segment contains:
- a CDS encoding protein of unknown function (Evidence 5 : Unknown function), translating to MADRLVRARRYREIVTVFARHGFGLLLERLGIYRYLKMKSSDAGAAMNNAGASAGKRLKAALEELGPAFVKLGQILSTRSDILPADVITELQKLQDSVKPFPFSEARRLIEAEFEDRLENVYLEFEEEPVAAASISQVYRAKLTSGKPVAVKVQRPGIGKTIDLDLDILKDLARLIDHTSYGELYDCSGVVAEFENTIKNELDFTKEGKNADIFRKNFTRDQGVAVPGVRWIYTTERVLTMEYVEGIRIDDLKALDLAGIDRRKLAEKLAASICNQILRDGFFHADPHPGNIRAMPDGTIMFLDFGMVGSLSEPQRKTISDFFVGVTTRDSGMVARAIIEMEAAPSRVNRKSFEKDIDQIIEKYLSMPMSEIRIDQLIREIFQIAFANHIKIPREFALLSKTLGTLQGLLEKLDPQLDSLAVAKPIAKKLIIQSFSPEKIGGRAKKDLWKYGELLHMLPSAMLNFLTKMEEEDFTVSFEMKEEDRIRKQMEKVSNRITFSVMLLAVSIILAGVLVASALSAGASGEMYRLNLLVLKSGFAVESVIVLGLIVSMFRSRK from the coding sequence ATGGCTGACAGACTCGTGCGTGCCAGAAGATACCGGGAGATCGTGACCGTCTTTGCCAGGCACGGCTTCGGGCTGCTGCTGGAGCGGCTGGGAATCTACCGATATTTAAAAATGAAGAGTTCGGATGCCGGTGCGGCGATGAACAACGCGGGCGCTTCAGCAGGGAAGAGGCTGAAGGCGGCGTTGGAAGAGCTGGGACCGGCATTTGTGAAGCTGGGCCAGATTTTAAGCACCCGGTCCGACATTCTGCCCGCCGATGTGATCACGGAGCTTCAGAAGCTTCAGGATTCGGTGAAACCGTTCCCCTTTTCCGAGGCCCGCCGGCTGATCGAAGCGGAATTTGAGGACCGCCTGGAAAATGTTTACCTGGAATTTGAGGAGGAGCCTGTGGCTGCGGCGTCCATTTCCCAGGTCTACCGTGCGAAGCTGACTTCCGGGAAGCCGGTGGCGGTGAAGGTTCAGCGGCCGGGCATCGGAAAGACGATCGACCTGGACCTTGACATCCTGAAAGACCTGGCCCGCCTGATCGACCATACCTCCTATGGCGAGCTGTACGACTGCAGCGGCGTGGTGGCGGAGTTTGAGAATACGATCAAGAATGAGCTGGATTTTACGAAAGAGGGGAAGAACGCCGACATCTTCCGGAAGAACTTCACCAGGGATCAGGGCGTTGCGGTCCCCGGGGTAAGGTGGATCTATACGACGGAGCGGGTCCTTACCATGGAGTACGTCGAAGGGATCCGGATCGACGACCTGAAAGCTCTTGACCTGGCCGGGATCGACAGAAGGAAGCTGGCGGAAAAGCTGGCGGCGTCCATCTGCAATCAGATTCTGCGGGACGGATTTTTTCACGCGGATCCTCACCCGGGAAATATCCGGGCGATGCCGGACGGGACGATCATGTTCCTGGATTTCGGGATGGTCGGGTCCCTCAGCGAGCCGCAGAGAAAAACGATATCCGATTTTTTTGTCGGGGTCACCACCCGGGACTCCGGAATGGTCGCCAGGGCAATCATCGAGATGGAGGCCGCGCCGAGCCGGGTCAATCGGAAAAGCTTTGAAAAGGACATCGATCAGATCATCGAAAAATACCTGTCGATGCCGATGAGCGAGATCCGGATCGACCAGCTGATCCGTGAAATCTTCCAGATCGCGTTTGCCAACCATATCAAAATCCCCCGCGAGTTTGCGCTGCTGTCCAAGACGCTGGGAACGCTTCAGGGGCTGCTGGAAAAGCTCGACCCGCAGCTGGATTCGCTTGCGGTGGCGAAACCGATCGCAAAAAAGCTGATCATCCAATCGTTTTCGCCGGAAAAAATCGGCGGGAGAGCCAAAAAGGATTTATGGAAATACGGCGAGCTGCTTCATATGCTTCCCTCCGCGATGCTGAACTTCCTGACGAAAATGGAGGAGGAGGACTTCACCGTTTCCTTTGAAATGAAAGAGGAGGACAGGATCCGAAAACAGATGGAAAAAGTCTCGAACCGGATCACCTTCAGCGTGATGCTGCTTGCCGTCAGCATCATCCTTGCCGGGGTGCTGGTCGCCTCCGCCTTAAGCGCGGGTGCGTCCGGCGAGATGTACCGGCTGAACCTTCTGGTGCTGAAATCGGGATTTGCGGTGGAATCGGTCATTGTTTTGGGGCTGATTGTTTCCATGTTCCGGTCAAGAAAATAA
- a CDS encoding membrane protein of unknown function (Evidence 5 : Unknown function), with protein MLDFIAIPLGHILKFIYDAIAFENYGAAIILFTVAVKSLLLPLAVKQYHSAARMGELRPRLQEIQKKYQDEPEKMNREVMGFYRENKLSPAGGCLPLLLQMPILFSLYYVISQPLKYMAGKSAAAISQLYQMIPQGPDRISNMQDLSILSYFSSHAEALKQTGGLLKQEDLLNMNFFGINLGAIPAHVFTTPFNAFIQIHNLPLLAIPVLSALTAYLSMKYSMKASPQPSQEESGQMQSLMQKNMSLTSPVMSGVIAFTVPAGLGLYWIAGNIFQMIQQLFLDRFAIKQPQNSKAKRLSVEEGKNSIE; from the coding sequence ATGCTTGATTTTATCGCGATTCCTCTGGGGCATATCCTGAAATTCATCTATGATGCCATCGCTTTCGAAAATTATGGGGCCGCAATTATCCTGTTTACCGTGGCGGTCAAGTCGCTTTTGCTGCCTCTGGCGGTGAAGCAATACCATTCGGCGGCCCGGATGGGCGAGTTGCGGCCCCGGCTGCAGGAAATCCAAAAGAAGTATCAGGACGAACCGGAAAAGATGAATCGGGAGGTCATGGGGTTCTACCGGGAAAACAAGCTCAGCCCGGCCGGCGGATGCCTTCCCCTGCTGCTTCAGATGCCTATTTTGTTTTCGCTGTATTATGTGATTTCCCAGCCGCTGAAATATATGGCGGGAAAATCCGCCGCCGCGATCAGTCAGCTTTATCAGATGATTCCACAGGGCCCGGACAGAATCTCCAACATGCAGGACCTGAGCATCCTCTCTTACTTCAGCAGCCATGCGGAAGCATTGAAGCAGACGGGCGGCCTGCTGAAACAGGAAGACCTGCTGAACATGAATTTTTTCGGAATCAACCTCGGGGCGATCCCGGCCCATGTTTTCACAACTCCGTTCAACGCTTTCATACAGATACATAATTTGCCCCTGCTTGCCATTCCGGTGCTGTCCGCTCTGACAGCCTATTTGAGCATGAAATACTCGATGAAGGCTTCCCCACAGCCCTCTCAGGAGGAAAGCGGCCAGATGCAGTCCCTGATGCAGAAGAATATGTCGCTGACCTCCCCCGTCATGAGCGGAGTGATCGCCTTTACGGTTCCCGCCGGCCTGGGCCTCTACTGGATTGCGGGAAACATTTTTCAGATGATCCAGCAGTTGTTCCTGGATCGTTTCGCGATCAAACAGCCTCAGAATTCCAAAGCAAAGCGTCTGTCTGTGGAAGAAGGGAAAAACTCGATTGAGTGA
- a CDS encoding Dihydroxyacetone kinase transcriptional activator DhaS — MPGSNITKLALAGSLKKLMAEKPFGKIGVGDIARDCGVTRTTFYYHFKDKYDLMNWIYYTETVPFMSAYQKMEDWTDGLRDLCCYMRENKAFYFNAINTTGQNSFREYLHDYIRSLAASVAESTEGAQFDEKKWGFITEFIAASFVSLIVQWVNADMQEDPAVFVAHLKELFDGSVMRELETKEKRRGDAD; from the coding sequence GTGCCGGGTTCCAATATCACAAAGCTTGCACTCGCCGGTTCCTTAAAAAAACTGATGGCCGAAAAGCCGTTCGGCAAAATTGGCGTGGGCGATATTGCCAGGGACTGCGGAGTGACAAGGACTACCTTTTATTATCATTTTAAGGATAAATACGATCTGATGAACTGGATTTACTATACCGAAACCGTGCCTTTTATGAGTGCCTATCAAAAGATGGAGGACTGGACGGACGGCCTGCGGGATCTGTGCTGTTATATGAGGGAAAACAAGGCCTTTTATTTCAATGCCATCAACACAACGGGCCAGAATTCCTTTCGGGAGTACCTGCACGACTATATCCGCAGCCTCGCCGCATCGGTGGCCGAAAGCACGGAGGGCGCTCAGTTTGATGAAAAAAAGTGGGGTTTTATCACGGAGTTCATCGCGGCCTCTTTTGTCAGCCTGATCGTCCAGTGGGTAAATGCCGACATGCAGGAGGATCCGGCCGTTTTTGTCGCGCACCTCAAAGAGCTTTTCGACGGCAGTGTCATGCGTGAGCTTGAAACGAAAGAAAAAAGAAGGGGAGACGCTGATTAG
- a CDS encoding protein of unknown function (Evidence 5 : Unknown function) gives MELRHRLVRQTIDWAVSKPMDAMAGNTGREIRKLIDLGQMFAQSKNQKWFFNCAQKVVCDPRNSYNHLMLRVLDDIDRKTLKTVGLNLGYSSLIYGARKLRKQQKATREQFPWILVFDLRDFSPADLPQIENLVLENRETGIYSDIEEISLKIHAPAGCRLIRFNSHG, from the coding sequence TTGGAATTGCGTCACAGGCTGGTCAGACAGACAATCGATTGGGCGGTCAGCAAACCCATGGATGCCATGGCGGGAAATACCGGAAGGGAAATCCGGAAGCTGATCGATCTGGGACAGATGTTTGCACAGAGCAAAAATCAAAAATGGTTCTTCAACTGCGCCCAAAAAGTCGTCTGTGACCCAAGAAATTCTTACAACCATCTGATGCTGCGGGTCCTCGACGATATCGATCGCAAAACGTTGAAGACGGTCGGCCTGAACCTGGGATACAGCAGCCTGATTTACGGGGCGAGGAAGCTTCGGAAGCAACAAAAAGCGACGAGAGAGCAGTTCCCGTGGATCCTGGTTTTTGATCTCCGGGACTTCTCTCCCGCCGACCTTCCTCAAATTGAAAATCTGGTCCTGGAAAACCGGGAAACGGGAATTTACAGCGACATAGAGGAGATCAGCCTGAAAATTCACGCCCCCGCGGGATGCAGGCTGATCCGCTTCAATTCCCATGGATGA
- the mprF gene encoding Phosphatidylglycerol lysyltransferase, with the protein MPRIFGKQIGWKNIFSLVSILFSLGILLYFCLSENGLITLLQQLHRFQARWIVLAIFCMLADLFLDACLIYLFIRNRATDYRFPAAVKVCLAGHFYSAITPFQSGGQPMQIYLADRQGIDPGSATSALVQKFFVYQTGITLYSLLAIFLQIHFFRNLLPPTMWGLTYVGFAVQVAAAVFLLLISFDRKLTHKLLEWVSRLPIVKKHHGVIPAWEKQVDFFHQSNRQIFRNFRLLGKTYFLTFLQLTAIFLVPYCIFRAFDIGRASVIQMICYQAFVMMVSSLFPLPGSAGAAETSFYTFFSSFFTPQTIKSADLLWRAISYYFVILICAPFSGIGKGWKDKQKSTADP; encoded by the coding sequence ATGCCTCGGATATTCGGGAAACAGATCGGCTGGAAAAATATTTTCAGCCTTGTGTCCATATTGTTTTCGCTTGGGATCCTGCTTTATTTCTGTCTTTCGGAAAACGGCCTGATCACACTGCTGCAGCAGCTCCATCGATTTCAGGCAAGATGGATCGTCCTGGCGATCTTCTGCATGCTGGCGGACTTATTTCTTGACGCCTGTCTGATTTATCTTTTTATCAGGAACAGGGCAACAGATTATCGCTTCCCCGCCGCCGTGAAGGTCTGTCTGGCCGGCCATTTTTACAGCGCGATCACCCCGTTTCAAAGCGGAGGCCAGCCCATGCAGATCTATCTGGCAGACCGGCAGGGGATCGACCCCGGCAGCGCGACCTCCGCGCTGGTCCAAAAATTTTTTGTGTATCAGACCGGCATCACCTTATACAGCCTGCTGGCAATTTTTCTTCAGATCCATTTTTTCAGGAACCTGCTGCCCCCGACCATGTGGGGGCTGACTTATGTCGGTTTTGCAGTTCAAGTGGCCGCCGCGGTCTTTCTGCTGCTGATATCATTCGACCGGAAGCTGACGCATAAGCTGCTCGAGTGGGTCAGCCGGCTTCCCATTGTAAAAAAACATCACGGCGTGATTCCGGCCTGGGAAAAACAGGTGGACTTCTTTCATCAGAGCAACCGGCAGATCTTCCGGAACTTCCGGCTTCTGGGAAAGACATATTTCCTCACCTTTTTGCAGCTCACCGCGATTTTTCTGGTCCCTTACTGTATCTTCCGCGCATTCGACATCGGCCGGGCTTCCGTCATCCAGATGATCTGTTATCAGGCTTTCGTCATGATGGTGTCTTCCCTTTTCCCGCTTCCCGGCTCTGCCGGGGCCGCGGAAACAAGCTTCTATACGTTTTTTTCCTCCTTCTTTACCCCGCAGACCATAAAATCCGCCGACCTGCTCTGGAGGGCGATTTCTTATTATTTTGTGATCCTGATCTGCGCACCCTTTTCCGGGATCGGAAAAGGGTGGAAGGACAAACAGAAAAGTACGGCGGATCCGTAA
- a CDS encoding conserved membrane protein of unknown function (Evidence 4 : Unknown function but conserved in other organisms) — MSASAISTCFLWLITYSSIGWGIESAVCSLYENKPVNRGFLKGPVCPVYGFGALTSIIFLYQKTDHILLIFIAGTVLDCTVEYFTGALLEKLFHLKWWDYSDHRFQLRGRICLSNGLAFGFLSVLLVKYIHPVVAMWTYSVPEQVQILAALVILAVIEVDLYATLRRLLPPDNRLEEIAARLTPYAALAGLCKGGSFFGSAGYGDGPFGSLLHFGRSRTKRMLSVFPKLKSINYSKAWQKLKIILRGSGKD; from the coding sequence ATGTCTGCGTCTGCAATTTCAACATGTTTTCTATGGCTGATTACATATAGCTCTATCGGATGGGGAATCGAATCCGCCGTATGCTCCCTTTACGAGAACAAACCGGTCAACCGGGGTTTTTTGAAAGGGCCGGTCTGCCCGGTGTATGGATTTGGAGCGCTCACTTCCATCATATTTCTGTATCAGAAAACAGATCACATCCTTCTGATTTTTATAGCCGGCACGGTGCTCGACTGCACGGTGGAATATTTTACCGGTGCTCTGCTGGAAAAGCTGTTCCACTTAAAATGGTGGGATTATTCGGACCACCGCTTCCAACTCCGGGGCCGGATCTGTCTTTCGAACGGCCTCGCCTTCGGATTTTTATCCGTTCTGCTGGTAAAATACATTCACCCCGTCGTCGCGATGTGGACGTACAGCGTGCCGGAGCAGGTCCAGATCCTGGCGGCGCTCGTAATTCTCGCCGTGATAGAGGTGGATCTGTATGCAACCCTGCGCAGGCTTCTCCCGCCGGACAACCGGCTGGAGGAAATCGCGGCGCGGCTGACGCCGTATGCCGCGCTCGCGGGCCTGTGCAAGGGAGGCAGTTTCTTCGGGAGCGCCGGCTATGGGGACGGCCCGTTTGGATCGCTGCTCCATTTCGGCAGGAGCCGGACAAAACGAATGTTGAGCGTATTTCCAAAGCTCAAATCCATAAACTATAGCAAGGCGTGGCAAAAACTGAAAATCATTCTAAGGGGGTCAGGGAAGGATTGA
- a CDS encoding conserved protein of unknown function (Evidence 4 : Unknown function but conserved in other organisms): MLKIGPTSTENIIDYVAGEREPFSSRAFTAVDSLVLSQLSYLHFDGIVPDSVHGAPVTIEEIAGRGTPDTLFRDVRDGESNRKLFSALAQSPRFRKTGLTFYVNRLNFEEEKQFSAVTCLPGDGTVYAAYRGTDSTFVGWKEDFNMAFLTPVPSQQEGAAYLNLAGREFSCGIRVGGHSKGGNIAVYSSAACEPDVQERIIEVFSHDGPGFREEFLQSPEYARIRDRIHKTLPQSAMVGMLLQHSETYTVVKSNRIGLMQHDPFSWAVENGNFVSVGAVNSSAMFMDETLNLWADSLDDRKRETFINTLYEVIKATDAKTIYDLTDHWQEKAAAALGAVREMDEETRYFVLQTIGLLFHLAVRNLRATRR; this comes from the coding sequence ATGTTAAAAATCGGCCCCACTTCCACAGAAAACATCATCGATTACGTCGCCGGGGAAAGAGAACCTTTTTCAAGCAGGGCTTTCACAGCGGTGGACAGCCTGGTCCTTTCCCAGCTTTCCTACCTTCATTTTGACGGGATCGTCCCGGATTCCGTCCACGGGGCTCCGGTTACGATCGAAGAGATCGCAGGCCGCGGAACGCCCGACACGCTGTTCCGGGATGTGAGGGACGGCGAGAGCAACCGAAAGCTTTTCTCCGCGCTGGCACAGAGCCCGCGCTTTCGAAAGACCGGGCTGACCTTTTATGTAAACCGGCTCAATTTTGAGGAAGAAAAGCAGTTTTCCGCCGTCACCTGCCTGCCGGGGGATGGAACGGTCTATGCCGCGTATCGCGGGACGGATTCCACCTTTGTGGGCTGGAAGGAAGATTTCAATATGGCGTTCCTGACCCCCGTTCCTTCCCAGCAGGAGGGGGCTGCATATCTGAACCTTGCCGGACGTGAGTTCTCCTGCGGCATCCGGGTGGGCGGACACTCCAAGGGCGGCAACATCGCCGTCTATTCCTCCGCCGCATGCGAGCCGGATGTTCAGGAACGAATCATCGAGGTGTTCAGCCACGACGGGCCCGGCTTCCGGGAAGAGTTTCTGCAAAGCCCGGAATACGCGCGGATCAGGGACAGAATCCACAAAACCCTCCCGCAGTCCGCGATGGTCGGGATGCTTCTGCAGCATTCCGAAACATATACCGTCGTAAAAAGCAACCGCATCGGGCTGATGCAGCACGATCCGTTTTCATGGGCGGTGGAAAACGGGAACTTCGTATCGGTGGGGGCGGTGAACAGCAGCGCCATGTTTATGGACGAAACGCTGAATTTGTGGGCCGATTCCCTGGACGACCGGAAACGGGAGACGTTTATCAACACCCTCTATGAAGTGATCAAAGCAACCGATGCCAAAACGATTTACGACCTGACCGACCACTGGCAGGAAAAAGCCGCTGCCGCTCTGGGGGCGGTGCGGGAAATGGATGAAGAGACAAGATATTTTGTTTTACAGACGATCGGGCTGCTGTTCCATCTTGCCGTCAGGAACCTGCGGGCAACCCGCAGATAA
- a CDS encoding HTH tetR-type domain-containing protein, with protein sequence MKTLESGSQDRRCVRTRMAIKRILMKLIAEEDADSITIKEIAEKADINRKTFYSHYKDVNAVLDDIQNDLVDQLYGVLKGCEISRTLRDPYPFFQKLTEVISGDFDFYKYLVRSQSAGHFWEKIKDALKDRIMDNLHDQMKSGKEFLSFTMEFIVSGILSIYWEWVSSERKMSLAQVSRIAGALALNSLNTVNGGENFSKC encoded by the coding sequence ATGAAAACCTTGGAATCGGGCAGCCAGGACAGACGCTGCGTTCGGACCCGGATGGCGATCAAGCGGATCCTGATGAAGCTGATCGCCGAGGAAGACGCCGACAGCATCACCATCAAGGAAATCGCGGAAAAGGCCGACATCAACCGCAAGACGTTTTATTCCCATTATAAAGACGTGAATGCGGTCCTCGACGACATTCAGAACGATTTGGTGGATCAATTGTACGGAGTTTTAAAAGGCTGCGAGATCAGCAGGACTTTGCGGGATCCCTATCCTTTTTTCCAGAAGCTTACCGAGGTCATCAGCGGGGACTTCGATTTTTATAAATATCTGGTCCGGTCGCAATCGGCGGGCCATTTCTGGGAAAAGATAAAGGATGCCCTGAAGGACAGAATCATGGACAATCTCCATGATCAAATGAAGTCCGGCAAAGAGTTCCTGTCCTTTACCATGGAGTTCATCGTGTCGGGGATTCTGTCCATCTACTGGGAATGGGTGAGTTCGGAGCGAAAAATGTCGCTGGCGCAGGTATCCCGGATCGCGGGGGCTTTGGCGCTGAACAGCCTGAATACAGTCAACGGAGGGGAAAATTTCTCTAAATGTTAA
- a CDS encoding Radical SAM protein: MGFSEKIKEFGFHQAVNYLEKDPETNIPKLLGLVERVIPKEEFDVQREAVRNAIERKDNWYQLIMKIYELDPATRVAFFRNFILNENIFGWPEQEKNREKYGCNIPWTILLDPTSACNLHCTGCWAAEYGHKLNLSYEDIDSIIEQGKELGVYMYIYTGGEPLVRKNDLIRLCEKHSDCIFLCFTNSTLIDEDFCREMLRVKNFIPSISLEGFEKANDSRRGKGVYAKVMDAMRLLKEHKLPFGISVCYTSANYNDVSSEEFYDQIIDMGALFVWFFHYMPVGKGAVPELMVTPEQRVHVYERIRAFRSTKPIFAMDFQNDAEYVGGCIAGGRRYLHINAAGDVDPCVFIHYSNVNIHNTTLLEALQSPIFMAYHDGIPFNGNMLRPCPMLENPTILPELVKRTGAHSTDLETPEKPEELCAKTAPYAERWAPVAEQIWNGKNAACGGDCSQCPEEKRGV; this comes from the coding sequence ATGGGTTTCAGCGAGAAAATAAAAGAATTCGGTTTTCATCAGGCGGTAAACTATCTGGAAAAAGATCCGGAAACCAATATCCCAAAGCTGCTGGGGCTTGTGGAACGGGTGATCCCCAAGGAGGAGTTCGACGTACAGAGAGAGGCCGTCCGGAACGCCATTGAACGAAAGGACAACTGGTATCAGCTGATCATGAAGATCTACGAGCTGGATCCTGCGACGAGGGTGGCCTTCTTCCGGAACTTTATCCTGAACGAGAATATTTTTGGATGGCCGGAGCAGGAGAAAAACCGGGAAAAATACGGCTGCAACATCCCCTGGACCATTCTGCTGGACCCGACTTCCGCCTGCAACCTCCACTGCACGGGATGCTGGGCCGCCGAATACGGCCATAAGCTGAACCTGAGCTATGAGGATATCGACTCCATCATCGAGCAGGGGAAAGAGCTGGGGGTATACATGTACATCTATACCGGAGGCGAGCCGCTGGTGCGGAAAAACGACCTGATCCGGCTGTGCGAGAAGCATTCCGACTGCATTTTTCTTTGCTTCACCAACTCCACGCTGATCGACGAGGACTTCTGCAGGGAAATGCTGCGCGTAAAGAACTTTATTCCCTCGATCAGCCTGGAGGGCTTTGAGAAAGCCAACGACAGCCGCCGGGGCAAGGGCGTATACGCCAAGGTGATGGATGCCATGCGCCTGCTCAAGGAGCATAAACTGCCCTTTGGAATTTCCGTCTGCTATACCAGCGCCAATTACAACGACGTCAGCAGCGAGGAATTTTACGATCAGATCATCGATATGGGCGCGCTGTTCGTATGGTTCTTCCATTACATGCCGGTTGGCAAGGGAGCGGTCCCCGAACTGATGGTGACCCCCGAGCAGCGCGTGCACGTGTATGAGCGGATTCGGGCTTTCCGCAGCACCAAGCCCATTTTCGCGATGGATTTTCAGAATGACGCGGAATACGTGGGGGGCTGCATCGCCGGCGGACGGCGCTATCTGCACATCAACGCAGCCGGCGATGTGGATCCATGCGTGTTTATCCATTATTCCAATGTCAATATCCACAACACCACCCTGCTGGAGGCCCTTCAGTCCCCGATTTTTATGGCGTACCACGACGGGATCCCCTTCAACGGCAATATGCTGAGGCCATGCCCCATGCTGGAAAATCCCACGATTCTGCCCGAGCTTGTGAAAAGGACCGGGGCCCATTCGACCGACCTGGAAACCCCGGAAAAGCCCGAGGAGCTGTGCGCAAAAACGGCCCCGTATGCCGAACGCTGGGCACCCGTTGCGGAGCAGATTTGGAATGGAAAAAACGCCGCCTGCGGCGGGGACTGTTCGCAGTGCCCGGAGGAAAAACGGGGCGTGTGA